One Thermicanus aegyptius DSM 12793 DNA segment encodes these proteins:
- a CDS encoding DUF2768 family protein, with translation MLDAVIAIFIMFLANLLITFSRSRLQGIGRKVLSSIAFLLLLPAFLFALRAVF, from the coding sequence ATGCTTGATGCGGTCATTGCGATTTTTATCATGTTCTTGGCTAATCTTCTGATTACATTTTCCAGGTCGCGCCTGCAAGGAATCGGGAGGAAGGTCCTCTCCTCCATCGCTTTTCTCCTTCTTCTCCCTGCCTTTCTCTTTGCTTTAAGGGCCGTTTTCTAA